The following proteins are encoded in a genomic region of Zea mays cultivar B73 chromosome 9, Zm-B73-REFERENCE-NAM-5.0, whole genome shotgun sequence:
- the LOC100281542 gene encoding glucan endo-1,3-beta-glucosidase 5 precursor, translated as MAAALRALAVLLWVAAAYPVVFRARPVQALAANWGTRALHPLPGDITVRLLRDNGFDKVKLFEADPPALRALGHSGIQVMLGLPNELLGSVAASVTAAEQWVIQNVSTYVSKYGVDIRYVAVGNEPFLKSYKGKFEAATLPAVQNVQAALVKAGLARQVHVTVPLNADVYESGDGRPSSGDFRPDIAGLMVSLVRFLLDNGGVLTINIYPFLSLYADPNFPVDYAYFPSPGARPSQASVQDGNVLYTNVFDANYDTLIAALEKHGLGAIPVIVGEIGWPTDGDKNANAANAQRFNQGLFDRIIAGKGTPRRPQMPDVYVFALLDEDNKSIDPGSFERHWGVFNYDGSPKYPLRLASGRAIVPAKGVRYLSKQWCVLRPDASASDPAIAGAVGYACEYSDCTSLGAGSSCGSVDARANVSYAFNQFFQSANQQKAACKFNNLSVITTTDPSQGTCRFEIMIDTGRHELTGKPASPAARAGPSASSWSAVLLLGLAGLTALVAW; from the coding sequence ATGGCGGCGGCGCTGCGGGCGCTGGCGGTGCTGCTGTGGGTGGCGGCGGCGTACCCTGTGGTGTTCCGGGCGCGGCCCGTGCAGGCGCTGGCGGCCAACTGGGGCACCCGCGCGCTGCACCCGCTGCCGGGGGACATCACCGTACGCCTCCTGCGGGACAACGGCTTCGACAAGGTGAAGCTGTTCGAGGCGGACCCGCCGGCGCTCAGGGCGCTGGGTCACTCAGGGATCCAGGTCATGCTGGGCCTCCCCAACGAGCTGCTGGGCTCCGTGGCCGCCAGCGTGACCGCCGCCGAGCAGTGGGTGATCCAGAACGTCTCCACCTACGTCTCCAAGTACGGCGTGGACATCCGCTACGTGGCCGTCGGCAACGAGCCGTTCCTCAAGTCGTACAAGGGCAAGTTCGAGGCCGCCACGCTGCCCGCCGTGCAGAACGTGCAGGCCGCGCTCGTCAAGGCGGGCCTCGCCAGGCAGGTGCACGTCACCGTCCCGCTCAACGCCGACGTCTACGAGTCCGGCGACGGCCGCCCTTCCTCGGGCGACTTCAGGCCCGACATCGCCGGCCTCATGGTCAGCCTCGTCCGCTTCCTCCTCGACAACGGCGGCGTGCTCACCATCAACATCTACCCATTCCTCTCCCTGTACGCCGACCCCAACTTCCCCGTCGACTACGCCTACTTCCCGTCCCCCGGCGCGCGCCCCTCGCAGGCCAGCGTGCAGGACGGCAACGTGCTCTACACCAACGTCTTCGACGCCAACTACGACACCCTCATCGCCGCGCTCGAGAAGCACGGCCTCGGCGCCATCCCCGTCATCGTCGGGGAGATCGGCTGGCCCACCGACGGCGACAAGAACGCCAACGCCGCCAACGCGCAGCGCTTCAACCAGGGCCTCTTCGACCGCATCATCGCCGGCAAGGGCACCCCGCGGCGCCCGCAGATGCCCGACGTCTACGTCTTCGCGCTGCTGGACGAGGACAACAAGAGCATCGACCCGGGCAGCTTCGAGCGCCACTGGGGCGTCTTCAACTACGACGGCTCGCCCAAGTACCCGCTCAGGCTCGCCAGCGGCAGGGCGATCGTGCCGGCCAAGGGCGTCCGCTACCTCTCCAAGCAGTGGTGCGTGCTCCGCCCGGACGCCAGCGCCTCCGACCCGGCCATCGCCGGCGCCGTCGGCTACGCCTGCGAGTACTCCGACTGCACCAGCCTCGGCGCCGGCTCCTCCTGCGGCAGCGTCGATGCGCGCGCCAACGTCTCCTACGCCTTCAACCAGTTCTTCCAGTCGGCCAACCAGCAGAAGGCCGCCTGCAAATTTAACAACCTCTCCGTTATCACCACCACCGACCCGTCCCAGGGGACCTGCCGCTTCGAGATCATGATCGACACCGGCCGCCACGAGCTCACCGGAAAGCCGGCGTCGCCCGCCGCCAGGGCGGGTCCTTCAGCTTCATCTTGGAGCGCCGTGCTGCTGCTCGGCTTGGCTGGCCTTACTGCTCTGGTTGCCTGGTAA